A genomic region of Candidatus Hydrogenedentota bacterium contains the following coding sequences:
- a CDS encoding MFS transporter produces the protein MPRSLDRNLSLYPAYAALFAAHFWLPVFFLFFQSHFTLADVLRLEAIYYFAVVLLEVPSGYFSDAVGRRVTLIIAALSTAAAHALFLFSDTFLFFAAAQILLAGGIAFNSGTDTALHYDTLAALNRKAEYGEREALVAGWSFRLSGIAALAGGLGAALDLRIAYALSLAGALASLAIVWRMLEPESPGARAILSPAGFLKQIGRALRELRQPALSWLSGYAVLMVVLNHLPYEFYQPYLDSLLRETRAGSGSAPALSGVITLATMLIAGQVAARSIRLRDRIGLGPTLLAGTGLQTLIIGTMAFFTHPLIVALILLRSCPRAIMTAPRNAAVAPLIAREHRATFLSLESLAGRMAFSGVLWGLAHLGRDGALQQVLMASFAIALAALVLLALTRGLLNKS, from the coding sequence ATGCCACGCTCGCTGGATCGCAACCTGAGCCTGTACCCGGCCTACGCCGCGCTCTTTGCCGCCCATTTCTGGCTCCCGGTGTTCTTCCTCTTCTTTCAATCCCACTTCACGCTGGCCGATGTTCTGCGCCTGGAGGCCATCTACTATTTCGCCGTCGTGCTGCTGGAAGTCCCTTCCGGCTATTTCTCGGACGCGGTGGGGCGGCGGGTCACGCTCATCATCGCGGCCCTCTCCACCGCCGCCGCCCACGCGCTGTTTCTGTTCAGCGATACCTTCCTGTTCTTCGCCGCCGCGCAGATACTTCTCGCGGGAGGCATCGCCTTTAACTCGGGAACGGACACGGCGCTGCACTACGACACCCTGGCGGCGCTGAACCGAAAAGCGGAATATGGCGAGCGGGAAGCGCTCGTCGCGGGGTGGTCGTTCCGGTTGAGCGGGATAGCGGCGCTCGCGGGCGGGCTCGGCGCCGCCCTGGACCTGCGCATTGCCTATGCCCTCTCGCTGGCGGGGGCGCTGGCGTCCCTGGCGATCGTCTGGCGGATGCTGGAGCCGGAGAGCCCGGGCGCGCGGGCGATCTTGAGTCCCGCCGGGTTTCTCAAGCAGATCGGGCGGGCGCTGCGCGAGTTGCGCCAGCCCGCGCTGAGCTGGCTTTCCGGATACGCCGTGTTGATGGTGGTGCTGAACCACCTGCCCTACGAATTCTACCAGCCCTACCTGGACAGCCTCCTGCGGGAGACCAGGGCGGGGTCGGGATCCGCGCCGGCGCTCTCGGGCGTGATCACCCTCGCCACCATGCTCATCGCGGGGCAGGTCGCGGCGCGGAGCATTCGCTTGCGCGATCGGATCGGGCTCGGGCCCACCCTCCTCGCGGGCACGGGACTTCAGACCTTGATCATCGGCACCATGGCCTTCTTCACCCATCCCCTTATCGTGGCGCTCATTCTATTGCGCAGTTGCCCGCGCGCGATCATGACGGCGCCGCGCAACGCGGCGGTGGCGCCGCTTATCGCGCGGGAACACCGGGCAACCTTTCTCTCCCTGGAAAGCCTGGCCGGGCGGATGGCCTTTTCCGGGGTGTTGTGGGGGCTCGCGCACCTGGGCCGGGACGGCGCGTTACAGCAGGTCCTGATGGCCTCCTTCGCGATCGCCCTGGCCGCGCTCGTCCTACTGGCGCTGACGCGGGGACTGCTGAATAAGTCCTGA
- a CDS encoding carboxypeptidase regulatory-like domain-containing protein, whose translation MDATISWRFGLIALALGVCGGGLAQPANHYFSGAVLDAQGNPIAGAVVTLGTPPVLFEREANRLTQSGEDGRFRIGVPYAGDATLAFWHPDYISATLRADTGAKADVALRRGEVLEGAVTAPASVKGRIVVSVLSRGDGFRDYTRADADGRFRFGNLASGPCAVEARAESRDGTIRLAAWTSATVRTGGGGGTLDISLPGGASAIAGSLADATGFPVMGEATLYMNSEAGSFIATGRCGATGEFLISGAPSGEGVLVLSARDRGSLVREVSLDGGELRLDPVILGNGLPLRCSFLNTPAGTRAIHVLVMPGKVARPDGGIASVRALLDSPAVWTGALRGKSEKLDVLQPGEYTLLAYPLDSSTRDLSVFERAELMQNAPVYMNTFTVAAHSTGATVAAAFPADQRPMMEAARAPMHPIIGRWAYTHEGSVWTRIFTADGRCILTEGPATHWTHPYVILGENRVAVLVDEKRRIHVIRDDGKLDIEGQFVATKAP comes from the coding sequence ATGGACGCCACTATTTCCTGGCGATTCGGGTTGATTGCGCTGGCGTTGGGCGTGTGTGGCGGAGGCTTGGCGCAACCGGCGAACCACTATTTCAGCGGCGCGGTGTTGGATGCGCAGGGGAATCCGATAGCGGGGGCGGTGGTGACGCTGGGGACGCCGCCGGTGCTTTTCGAGCGGGAGGCGAACCGTCTGACGCAAAGCGGCGAAGACGGACGGTTCCGGATAGGGGTTCCGTATGCGGGGGACGCGACGCTGGCCTTCTGGCACCCGGACTACATCAGCGCGACGCTCCGGGCGGACACGGGAGCGAAGGCCGATGTCGCGCTGCGGCGGGGCGAGGTGCTGGAGGGCGCGGTTACGGCGCCGGCGTCCGTGAAGGGGCGCATCGTGGTGTCGGTGCTTTCGCGGGGAGACGGGTTTCGCGATTATACGCGCGCGGACGCGGACGGGCGCTTTCGGTTTGGCAATCTGGCGTCGGGCCCGTGCGCGGTGGAGGCGCGGGCGGAGTCTCGCGATGGGACGATCCGACTGGCGGCGTGGACGTCGGCGACGGTGCGCACGGGCGGCGGGGGCGGCACGCTCGATATCTCGCTGCCGGGCGGCGCGTCGGCGATTGCGGGATCGCTCGCGGACGCAACGGGTTTTCCGGTGATGGGCGAGGCCACGCTGTACATGAACAGCGAGGCGGGCAGCTTCATCGCGACAGGCCGCTGCGGCGCGACGGGGGAGTTTTTGATCTCGGGGGCGCCGTCCGGCGAGGGCGTACTCGTGCTTTCCGCCCGGGACCGTGGCAGCCTGGTGCGGGAGGTGTCCCTGGACGGCGGCGAGCTGCGTCTCGATCCGGTGATTCTTGGTAATGGCCTTCCGCTGCGGTGTTCGTTCCTGAACACGCCGGCGGGGACCCGCGCGATTCACGTGCTGGTGATGCCCGGTAAGGTCGCGCGGCCCGACGGTGGCATCGCGAGCGTACGCGCGCTGCTGGATTCACCGGCGGTTTGGACCGGGGCGCTTCGCGGCAAGAGCGAGAAACTGGATGTGCTACAGCCGGGGGAGTACACGCTGCTGGCGTATCCGCTGGACTCCAGCACGCGGGATCTTTCGGTTTTCGAGCGCGCGGAGCTGATGCAGAATGCCCCAGTGTACATGAACACGTTTACGGTGGCGGCGCACAGTACGGGGGCGACGGTTGCGGCGGCGTTTCCGGCTGACCAGCGCCCCATGATGGAGGCCGCGCGTGCTCCGATGCACCCGATTATCGGCCGCTGGGCCTACACCCACGAGGGCAGCGTCTGGACACGGATCTTCACGGCGGACGGGCGCTGCATCCTGACCGAGGGTCCCGCGACGCACTGGACGCACCCCTATGTCATTCTGGGGGAGAACCGGGTGGCGGTGCTGGTGGACGAGAAGCGGCGGATTCACGTGATCCGGGATGACGGGAAACTGGATATCGAGGGGCAGTTCGTCGCCACGAAGGCGCCGTAG
- a CDS encoding alpha-L-fucosidase: protein MFAWLRIAFLPAFIFLAPAAVAQADPMPPRPDSAWFQDAKFGIFVHWGLYALHGKNDKGPYVSWAMENEGIPAAEYAPYADRFNPDKFDADAWMKLVREAGARYLTFTSKHHEGFSMFDSALTDYDSMDRAAKRDLVRELVDAARANGVKISFYYSTLDWYHPVFQADLPKYVDEFLFGQVRELCTNYGPIDGLWFDGEWDHPAETWRAEDLVRMIHTLQPHALVNDRLGKGERGVTPLADFYTREQMSEIGKKTDTEDKDIRPWEACLTIGTSWGYRQDDGEPKSSAELIRTLADVVSRGGNLLLNVGPKPDGTIPDHLAERLRDIGAWLDVNGEAIYGTRRVHGVEASAGKLTRKGDAIYLLLESRPGDTVSLIGLDQSIKSASVLATGEELAVAAQTNAITLPADWPESPVVAVRVNLE from the coding sequence ATGTTCGCCTGGCTTCGCATCGCCTTCCTCCCCGCGTTCATATTCCTCGCGCCCGCCGCCGTTGCGCAGGCCGATCCCATGCCGCCCCGGCCCGACAGCGCCTGGTTCCAGGACGCCAAGTTCGGTATCTTCGTCCACTGGGGACTCTACGCGCTGCACGGCAAGAACGACAAGGGCCCCTATGTCTCCTGGGCCATGGAAAACGAAGGCATACCCGCCGCCGAATACGCCCCGTACGCCGATCGGTTTAATCCCGACAAATTCGACGCGGACGCCTGGATGAAATTGGTACGCGAGGCCGGCGCGCGCTACCTCACCTTCACCAGCAAGCACCACGAGGGCTTCTCCATGTTCGACAGCGCCCTCACCGACTACGACAGCATGGATCGCGCCGCAAAGCGCGACCTCGTGCGGGAACTGGTCGACGCGGCCCGCGCGAACGGCGTGAAGATTTCGTTTTACTACTCCACACTCGACTGGTATCACCCCGTTTTCCAGGCGGATCTCCCGAAATACGTCGACGAGTTCCTCTTCGGCCAGGTGCGCGAACTCTGCACGAACTATGGACCCATCGACGGCCTCTGGTTTGACGGCGAATGGGATCACCCGGCGGAAACCTGGCGCGCGGAGGATCTCGTGCGCATGATTCACACCCTTCAGCCCCACGCGCTCGTTAACGACCGGCTCGGTAAGGGCGAGCGCGGCGTTACGCCCCTCGCCGACTTCTACACGCGCGAGCAGATGTCCGAAATCGGCAAGAAAACCGACACCGAAGACAAGGATATTCGCCCGTGGGAGGCCTGCCTCACCATCGGAACCTCCTGGGGCTACCGCCAGGACGACGGCGAACCCAAGAGCAGCGCGGAACTCATCCGCACCCTCGCCGACGTGGTCAGCCGCGGCGGCAACCTCCTGCTGAACGTCGGTCCGAAACCCGACGGCACAATCCCGGATCACCTCGCGGAACGCCTGCGCGACATCGGCGCCTGGCTCGACGTCAACGGCGAAGCCATCTACGGGACCCGCCGCGTACACGGCGTCGAGGCCTCCGCCGGCAAGCTCACGCGCAAGGGCGACGCGATCTACCTCCTCCTCGAATCCCGCCCCGGCGACACCGTCTCCCTGATCGGCCTCGATCAGTCGATCAAGAGCGCCTCAGTCCTCGCCACGGGAGAAGAACTCGCCGTCGCGGCGCAAACCAACGCCATAACCCTGCCCGCCGACTGGCCCGAAAGCCCGGTCGTCGCCGTGCGCGTAAACCTGGAGTAG
- a CDS encoding entericidin A/B family lipoprotein: MKLINRAVLATLAVLVVLSVTGCNTVRGVGKDIKKGGEAIEKAAQ; this comes from the coding sequence ATGAAGCTGATAAATCGCGCTGTACTCGCCACGCTTGCCGTGCTCGTGGTCCTCTCCGTGACCGGTTGCAACACCGTGCGCGGCGTCGGGAAAGACATCAAGAAGGGCGGCGAGGCTATAGAAAAGGCGGCCCAGTAG
- the pfkA gene encoding 6-phosphofructokinase — translation MKRIGVLTSGGDSPGMNAAIRAVVRAGIHHGLEVTGIHRGYHGMIEGQFEPLGARSVSGIINRGGTILHSARCKEFMQPEGRARAAAQLREQGIEGLVVIGGDGSYRGAHLLHQEHGIPCIGLPGTIDNDIGGTDYTIGFDTAINTAMDALDRVRDTAASHDRIFFVEMMGRHSGYISIIAGMAGGAEEVLVPEEPTDIPALVDMLRYGRDNGKTSMVVVVAEGDDAGNAITIANEVEKVSEFKQSRVTIIGHLQRGGSPTAFDRVLASRMGVRAVEALLEGETGKMVGISHLKMILCPLSEAWEHRTEFDQDLLRVARLLAT, via the coding sequence ATGAAACGCATCGGGGTGTTGACGAGCGGCGGGGACTCGCCGGGAATGAATGCCGCCATCCGCGCGGTCGTGCGGGCCGGAATCCACCACGGCCTGGAGGTCACCGGCATTCACCGGGGCTACCACGGCATGATCGAGGGCCAGTTCGAGCCGCTGGGAGCCCGCTCCGTCAGCGGCATCATCAACCGCGGCGGCACCATCCTGCACTCCGCCCGCTGCAAGGAATTCATGCAGCCCGAGGGACGCGCCCGCGCCGCCGCGCAGCTCCGGGAGCAGGGCATCGAGGGCCTCGTCGTCATCGGCGGCGACGGCTCCTACCGGGGCGCCCACCTCCTGCACCAGGAACACGGCATCCCCTGCATCGGCCTCCCCGGCACCATCGACAACGACATCGGCGGCACCGACTACACCATCGGATTCGACACCGCCATCAACACCGCCATGGACGCCCTCGATCGCGTGCGCGACACCGCCGCCTCGCATGATCGCATCTTCTTCGTCGAAATGATGGGACGCCACAGCGGCTACATCTCCATCATCGCCGGCATGGCGGGTGGCGCCGAGGAGGTGCTCGTGCCCGAAGAGCCAACCGACATCCCCGCGCTCGTCGACATGCTCCGCTACGGCCGCGACAACGGAAAAACCTCCATGGTCGTCGTCGTCGCCGAGGGCGATGACGCCGGCAACGCCATCACCATCGCCAACGAGGTCGAAAAAGTCTCCGAATTCAAGCAGTCCCGCGTCACCATCATCGGGCACCTCCAGCGCGGCGGCAGCCCCACCGCCTTCGACCGCGTCCTCGCCAGCCGCATGGGCGTCCGCGCCGTCGAAGCCCTGCTCGAAGGCGAAACCGGCAAAATGGTCGGCATCAGCCACCTCAAAATGATCCTCTGCCCCCTCAGCGAGGCCTGGGAACACCGCACCGAATTTGATCAAGACCTCCTCCGCGTCGCACGCCTCCTCGCAACCTGA
- a CDS encoding MBL fold metallo-hydrolase: protein MEILSFEMTPFAMNCYVIKDGGEAIVIDPGEATAELKASVADDTVTMIFNTHCHIDHAGGNAGMVAATGAPLVCHRDDLPLLQSLEQQGMMFGVACPPSPDPDRFIEEGDIIKVGGVEMKVLHTPGHAPGHVVLVGDGFVIGGDVLFSGSIGRTDLPGGSFEQLLDSIKTKLWPLPDDTVVYCGHGPTTTIGRERATNPFLRGL from the coding sequence TTGGAAATTCTGTCCTTCGAGATGACCCCCTTCGCCATGAACTGCTACGTGATCAAGGACGGCGGCGAGGCCATCGTCATCGATCCCGGCGAAGCCACCGCGGAACTCAAGGCCTCCGTCGCGGATGATACGGTCACCATGATCTTCAACACGCACTGCCACATCGATCACGCCGGCGGAAACGCCGGCATGGTCGCCGCCACCGGCGCGCCCCTCGTCTGCCACCGCGACGACCTCCCGCTCCTGCAATCCCTGGAGCAACAGGGCATGATGTTTGGCGTCGCCTGCCCGCCCTCGCCGGATCCCGATCGCTTCATTGAGGAGGGTGACATCATCAAAGTCGGCGGGGTCGAGATGAAGGTGCTGCACACGCCCGGCCACGCGCCGGGACACGTCGTCCTCGTCGGCGATGGCTTTGTGATCGGCGGCGACGTCCTCTTCAGCGGCTCCATCGGGCGCACCGACCTGCCCGGCGGCAGTTTCGAACAGCTGCTAGACTCCATCAAGACAAAGCTCTGGCCCCTGCCCGACGACACCGTCGTCTACTGCGGTCACGGCCCCACCACGACCATCGGGCGCGAGCGCGCCACGAACCCCTTTCTGAGGGGCCTGTGA